The Metarhizium brunneum chromosome 3, complete sequence DNA window atagtattttaagtacaataaaggggcttcacgatctgttgggcttTTTCCATGTAACACCTCCAAAGTGTTGAACTTCGCCAGACCCTCTGTGATCAGACACCAATAGTCCTTCTCGCTGTGAATCACGAGGGCCGGGGGCGCATTTTTCCAATTCTTCAGCAGTTCCTGACACGCCTGGTTAAACTCTTGAAATTGGTCAGCATTTTCCCATGAATACTGTGTGGTACCGAATTTCCATCGCTAATGAGTATGTAGCTTTGGGCTCGGCACGACGGGGTGCTACAGATGCCGTCGTGCGAGATGGCGCAGCAGAACTACTAGAATCTACGAGACTCGTCACACGTCGAGATTGAGTACAATGGCACAACATGACCTCTGAGTGAAGCGGCCGATGTTTGTGCGTCAATCGCCTCGTCGGCATAGTTCTCACCACTCTGTGTTGGATTTATCCGACTGGCGTCGGtgcaattttttttattcatAGTGAAACCCTTGCGACGGGACTATTGTACAAGGGGCTTAATAGTAGAAAAATGCCTCTATCTCTGACCCGATGAGTATTGTTCTTTTGTGCCGCGATGAGACAGCATTGGATGAACAGCTCACCATCCATGCCATATTTTGGTGGTTGCAAGACGACGGTAGTGAGCGAGCAAAGGAGCCCAATCCCGACGCTCCCGGTTTGCTGCTCAATCTTTTTTTAACAAGAACAAGGTAGAGATGAAGTATTTCTTTCAACAAGattcttttttttgaaaGGAATTCAAGAGACTGCCTAGCTTGGCGACTgctacccgttggcaactaatCGGCAAGCCACTTGTCCAACTAAATCACTCCTGCTGGAGGTTCTCGATGCGTCCTAGGAGAAACTCAAGCTGCCTATACGCAGCACCTGGGGTGTATTGTGGCATTGCTTAAGGAGAAGTGTGAGATGAGGGTTTGGATTATTGACAAGAATAGGGGGAAATAAAAGCACATACCATGGCCAGCTGTGTCGATGGATACAAAGGTCAGTCCACGCTCTGTGTGAGCGTTCCCCTCTACACGAACACCAGTTTCCATAGCGGACTCTTTTCTGTAATCCAGTTCTCGCCGTTGATGCCTGTACGGGACGACCAACGGTTCAGTAGGCGCTTTCTGGAACCCTTGGTATCCGTTCCAGGTCATGTTCTGAATGGTGGCCAAGCTCCCGTTGGCCAAGAGCAGAAAGTCCTGCAAGCCATGGGCAATAATAGTGTTGTTGGTCATCTCAATGACACGCGGCAACGGGCCCAAGGCGCTGGGTCGCGGTGCAAGCCCGTCGGGGCCGGGGAATCCGCTCCAGGCAAAGCCACCGTGAGCTTTATACTCGGTTTTTGGCGGTACATGGAGCACCTTCTTTACGTCCTCCCTGTTGAAATAACTGTTGGGCCCGTCGTCCATGACACTCTCTGGAGTTGGACACTTATCAGTCAAGTGGTAGGTGTTGAAGCAAGGGTTGACTTTGAACGCAGCTGTCAAAATGTCGCTCCAGATACTGCAGCCTGGCTGATCCTTGTCCGGTGTGGCAAATACCTTTTTCGACGGGGGATATGTCAGGACCTCTGACAGAAATTTGTTGTAGCCGCATTGTTCGGACCTCGTATTGATGTCGGAAATGAACGTGTCGTTGAGGTTCATGACATGGTTGAAATGCTTTACCGCTGCCACAACCGGAGCTAATCCATTTACAAAATTAGCCTAGAATTTGAAATCCCACACGCATATTTAAAGTTGGTGCTCTGGGGCAATGTGTCTTGTTTTCTTAGGCGACCTACCTTGTTGTATCACCGAGAATGAGTTGATCACGCCGTCAACAATCTGTACACCCTTGACGTTCGAGTAGGTATTGTTCTTCTCATCAAGCATCCGCGACGCGATGTAAGGGATCATGTGGCCTGCATAACTTTCGCCCGTGATGTACACTTTTCGACGTTCGAGCCCAAAAGTCGTCGCGAAGTTCTTGAACAACGAAGTGAATTGCTCTGCGATATCGATGACATTTCCGACTGTCCCCGAGCCTGGCGAGTATCCAGTTCCGGCGGGTTGGTCTATGTAGACTACATTGGTCAAGTTGTTCCATGCGTATGGATTCGGGATCGGCCTGTCGGTTCCGGGTCGCCAGAGGAAAGGGCCAGTGGCAAGAAGCATGCCGTTTAACGAGCTGTCTCCCGGCCCGCCGTTCAGCCATATTGTAATCTGTTGGATGTGTAAGCCAAGCTGTGCCCGAGTATACAAACAATTAGGCCAGAGATATGTCCTCCCAGTGCCTTGGCAGTTCAACAATAGACTCAAGGCGTACCTCATCGGAAGCTTTCGGGTTGCTCGTCGGAAAAAACCAGAAAAATAAACTCGAGTTGGATGACGGGGATATGGGGAGGAGGCCGGCATAAGACTCTCCAACATCAAACTTGACCTCGGGAATAGACTTTCCATCGACGAGATATTCTACAATTGAGCCGAGTTAGCTTTCTTTCTTATGAAATCCATCCAAGGTCCCTTACTTCGAGTTTTGAAGTTTAGATATTTAAACCCGTCTTCTGATGCATTGGCTGTCCTATGATCGAGCGCCGGTTGAGACACTTGACCCTCGTTTACTGGAGTCGCATCTGTAATTGGCGCAGCCAGGATAGAGAACAGAAAAGGCAAGAGTTTCATGGTAAGATGAGACACATGTGCAAAGTAAGAACAGCCGAAGGTTATGAAATGCGATATGATCCTGCTATTGAACGTCTCCAGCTAGACGAGTTACGGACTTTATATGTGCAATCACACATCTAAATATAAACATCACCAAACCCTTGGTTGAGGCTTGTTCCGATCAACATGCTCCACAAGGCGACGTTAAAACCAAGTAGTATACCTGGCTGTGCCACGGCTAGTCATGTCAATCCTTAGGCAATAAAACGCTAAAAAATGAAATGCGTGTTGGTGATTGTTGTTCTAGGGTAGTATTTAATTGCTGCGCCCCTGGATGACGGAGTCTGATCCACCGAATACGATGCCTCAACACGAGTGGCTAGGTTACTGACTAGGACGGGTTCAACAAGAGGAGCACACAAGAGGAAAGCATGTTTGCCTTgaatttttaaaaataagcGCCCAATATCATGTTCTCAACCATGACATCGCGCAGCCCCTAATGGGCTCACTATCACCAGGGTGGTCAAGTATGGCTGGCACCGGTGGGGGTAAAGACGAAGCCCTTGTAACAATATGGAAGCATTTGACGGGCTTTTCAGTGAGCCTTGATTAGAAATCAGCTAAATAACAATCCAATCTATTAACAAAGGCGTTACCTTAAGCATCACCACAAGTGGTACTGCGAAGTTTCACCGAAATAGTATAACAAGGATCGCCTTAGCATAGGACTGACTGACAACGGCTTACTTCTGAATGACAGAATGCTTTATGAAGTATTGGATGCAGCCATCTGACAtatgccttcaatgttttaGAACCAACGAAACCATCGATCATATCAAAAGGCCACGGACCCCCTTGCTATATCTCCCAGTTGGATATTGTCGGACCTCAGGACGAGTAGATCGTTAGATATCTCGCAAAAAATACTTTCTAGCGGCGCGTAGGTGGTGGAACGACTCAGATATAGGGTAGTCGGAGGCGTATTGCAAACCGCCATGGATCTCAAGAGGGCGATACGGTCAGATCGAGAAGCTCGTAAATCAGCTGTCCCCGGACCAGATGTTCAGAGCCACGAATGTATCAGTCCCACTGAAATCAGCTTGTCAAAAGACCATTCTAGACAAATGAAGGGATCGTGTCGTTCATGTTGATCACAGCTCTCATGGCGCCGACATAGTTCACCAGCAGGTCGCCATCCGCATGCAGATCCTGGTGCACCCAGATCGACCGAATCATATGTCTCAGCCATACTTTACTTCTCAGGCCCGGAATATCTTCAGTCCTGCCAATCAAACTAAGGATCGACGCTCTTCGATCGTCTGATTGTGCCTCACAGGCCAGAATAAACAAGGGAAAGAAGTGAGGGCAGGCACAGGTTCGGATAGGCCCTTCGAATGCCATGTCTATCAAAGATTCCAGATTCGCAGGCTCTTCACCGGGGCTCTGTGAAGCTCGTGCTAGATAGACTTGTGTCGCCGTCTGCCATACCTCTACTCCGAGCGTCTCCTGAGGACTCAAACTGGACGAGTCCCGCCTGAGATGGACGTTACCGATTCTCCTCTTGAGGAGGTCTAGACTGTCGCGGTACTCCCCGCTCCGACTTGCAGGATCTCGTGGATCAATTAATGCGTTGCATGCCTCAgataataagtttaatatgGCATACGTTGGATTCGGACTAGACTGTGCCTGTGGAAGAGTATTAGCAAATACTGATTGCGTCTGGTCCGCTGGGGCAGACGTGTAGTTTTGATCGTACCGGCCTGTATTTTGTCAAAGCCGAAAATGTAGTGACGCGGAAATGAAAGTCCTTCGTTTCAGAGACCTCACGGGCCAAAGACTTGTACTGCCAGTGGCGCAAGGGAAATCGGGAGAGTGTATCATGGTAGTAGACCCAATCAAGCAGGCGGCCAATGTCGCTTTCGTGCCATTGATATTTGAGACAAGTAGTTTGGACGATATCCATGGCTCCTCGTGTATACCAGAGCCACTCGCCTGAACTTGCACTTGGCAGCATAATCTACATCGGCGCGTTAGCACTGGCTTCAACTTTATTCCAGTGAAACCTCACACCCACATCAAGAGTTCCAAGAAGCATTGAGGCAGCCACTTGTCGCGCTGCTTGTGTCCAAGTTCGTGTTTCTTCCTTTGCTGAAGCAGCTAGGAAATGGAGCGCCGATATCTTCAGCCTCATGGTCTGTTGATTCAAGCCACTGTGGTGAAATGAAGCAAAGGCCAGCAGCGCGTAGAAGGCAGCATATCCGGAGAGCGTATCATTTTCCAGAGCCATTCTGAGAAGTACATCTCTCATTTGTGACAGGTCAGCATCGAATGTGACCAACGAGAGGTGAGCAGAGTCGTGAACTAAGACGTTCAACATTAGCTTACTCCGCAACATCATTCCTCCCATTGCACCTTTTTGCGCTTACAGTAGTTCAATAATTGCATATTACTGGCGCTTAGTTGCGGTAGCTTCCACAAGTTGGAAAGGCGTGGAATGGGGTCGAGGAATGATTCTTGATGATGATACAGTTCCATATCCGACCAAGTTGTGTTGATAAATGAGAAGTCGGTCTTCTGGTTTCGAGATATCAGGGCCGACAGCGGACTAGACGAAGTAACGCGTCTTTTGTCGTCGTCTCTGGGCCACGATAGGCGCATCCCATATCCCTGACAGCATCGCCGAGCTCCAATACACTTCTGGCACTTGGGAAAGCCGCCATCACATCGGATCCTTCGATCTAAGCAAGGGTGAGCGGGGAGACGTTCCCACCTTGATGTCACAAATCACTTACCTTTGCATGTCCAACAGCTTTTGCGAGACCCCATGGTGGCGGTCGGCTCGGCAGCTCACACCAGGTTGCGAAGGAAGTTGGAATCCTAAACACACCGACATGACGATAAAAAAGAGGCAATGAGTGTACTTCTCTCACGAGACCCACATACGCAAGTCTTGCCATCAAGGCGTGACGTTATTTGTCAGCCTGTTTAGCATTTCAAGCCTCTTTCTCCGCATGATCCGGGGAACGCCGGCTACCAGTGTGGGAATTGATGgttggcttcaatgttatttGAAGACGGATCTTCCAATGGCGTTATTCCTGCAGCGCCACAGGTTGTCAAGGGACCCACCAGAAGCAACTTTTGTCGAGCCCATGAGTCGATTGCATCTATTCCCAGCGAAGTTATGTATGTAGCTTTCTCGGGAACCTGGAACCTCGCGGTCGCGGCTCGCCCTCTACATGTCAAAAGTGCAACACCGGCCCAACGATTTACTGAACGCGTAATGCATTAGAAATCAAGAGGGACATGGGCACTTGAGCCGTGGTTAGTAGCAGCCGTGGTCTGCTTTTACGTATATAAACATGCAACTACCAACCCCAATAGCAACAGTTCTTACACAAGCTCATCATCAGAATTTGTTTTCCCACTCATCCATCTGAGATTCACAGCATACCAGCTACCCTTACACTATACTAAACATGGCTACCTACCTTGTTACGCAGGCCACAGGTGAGCAAGGCAAATGGGTTATCAAGCACCTCCTCGCAGCATCCGTCAAAGTCCACGCCGTCGTCCGCGACCTTCAAAAAGTCCCCCCTATCCTCAAGAACCCCGGCGTAACTCTCTTCCAAGGCGAAAGCAGGAACTTTGATGAAATCTACCAAGCAGCCCAAGGTTGCACGGCAGCATTTCTAAATACCTTTCCCATCCCCGGCCTGGAAGCTCTCCAGGCCAAGACCATTGTAGACGCATGCAGGAAAGCGGGAGTTGAAACTCTTGTTGCGTCCACAACCTTCACCGTTGGTGACAGGGCCTCGTGGGATCACGAAAAGACGGACGAATGCCAACTACGCGAGTATTTTGTTTCCAAGGCAGAGGTGGAGGATACCGTTCGTCGGGCCGGTTTCCGAGCCTACACTATTCTTCGACCGGCGATTCTTCATCAGGACTTTCTGATGCCGGGGGCGACTCAGAATTACCCTAGACTACCTACGCACGGAGAGCTAGACCACGCGTTTGATAACGGTGTAAAGGCGCCGTTTACGGATGCAAACGACGTTGGGCGGTTTGCTGCGGCAGCCTTGCGGGATCCGGATACCTATGGTGGTCAGGAGATTGACCTTGGTAGCGAGGCACTTTCCATTCAAGAGGCACATGATATTCTTGTCAAGGTTAGTGGTAGACAGGTCGGGCTGAGAAAGCGAACGCCTGAGGAACAGGAGCAAATTAAGCCCACGGTATTTGGTCAGCGATTTCAACTGTATGCGAACGTGGCAGA harbors:
- the cpdS gene encoding Carboxypeptidase cpdS; translation: MKLLPFLFSILAAPITDATPVNEGQVSQPALDHRTANASEDGFKYLNFKTRKYLVDGKSIPEVKFDVGESYAGLLPISPSSNSSLFFWFFPTSNPKASDEITIWLNGGPGDSSLNGMLLATGPFLWRPGTDRPIPNPYAWNNLTNVVYIDQPAGTGYSPGSGTVGNVIDIAEQFTSLFKNFATTFGLERRKVYITGESYAGHMIPYIASRMLDEKNNTYSNVKGVQIVDGVINSFSVIQQAPVVAAVKHFNHVMNLNDTFISDINTRSEQCGYNKFLSEVLTYPPSKKVFATPDKDQPGCSIWSDILTAAFKVNPCFNTYHLTDKCPTPESVMDDGPNSYFNREDVKKVLHVPPKTEYKAHGGFAWSGFPGPDGLAPRPSALGPLPRVIEMTNNTIIAHGLQDFLLLANGSLATIQNMTWNGYQGFQKAPTEPLVVPYRHQRRELDYRKESAMETGVRVEGNAHTERGLTFVSIDTAGHAMPQYTPGAAYRQLEFLLGRIENLQQE